A section of the Stenotrophomonas sp. 364 genome encodes:
- a CDS encoding NADH-quinone oxidoreductase subunit C, translating into MAEQAPSFIDRLSAHFAGAQVFVVEPRGEVTLEVPAADWHATAVALRDVFGFEQAVDLCGLDYLGYGSDEWDTADVSSQGFSRGVEGKSVGRFAWGEFPTRETSDGAQPQPIPLQRFAVVAQLRSYQHNLTMRIRCFAPNEELPVVASLTDVWPGLNWFEREAFDLFGVIFEGHPDLRRILTDYGFVGHPFRKDFPLIGNVEVRYDEEKKRVIYEPVTSVEPRVGVPRVIRDDARFQTAAGESAQTEAVK; encoded by the coding sequence ATGGCAGAGCAAGCACCTTCCTTCATCGACCGACTCTCCGCACACTTTGCTGGTGCGCAGGTCTTCGTGGTCGAACCCCGCGGCGAAGTGACGCTGGAAGTGCCCGCCGCTGACTGGCATGCCACCGCTGTGGCGCTGCGCGACGTATTCGGTTTCGAGCAGGCCGTTGACCTGTGCGGCCTGGATTACCTCGGCTATGGCAGCGACGAATGGGATACGGCCGATGTTTCGTCCCAGGGCTTCAGCCGTGGCGTCGAGGGCAAGTCCGTCGGCCGTTTCGCCTGGGGTGAATTCCCCACCCGCGAAACCAGCGATGGCGCCCAGCCGCAGCCGATTCCGTTGCAGCGTTTCGCCGTGGTCGCCCAGCTGCGTTCCTACCAGCACAACCTCACCATGCGCATCCGTTGCTTTGCGCCGAATGAGGAACTGCCGGTGGTCGCCTCGCTGACCGATGTTTGGCCGGGCCTGAACTGGTTCGAGCGCGAAGCGTTCGACCTGTTCGGCGTGATCTTCGAAGGCCACCCGGACCTGCGCCGGATCCTGACCGATTACGGCTTCGTCGGCCATCCGTTCCGCAAGGATTTCCCGCTGATCGGCAACGTCGAAGTGCGCTACGACGAAGAAAAGAAGCGCGTGATCTACGAACCGGTCACCTCGGTGGAGCCGCGTGTCGGCGTGCCCCGCGTGATCCGTGACGATGCCCGTTTCCAGACCGCTGCCGGCGAAAGCGCGCAGACGGAGGCAGTAAAGTGA